One stretch of Dissulfurimicrobium hydrothermale DNA includes these proteins:
- a CDS encoding DUF503 domain-containing protein — protein sequence MVDADTAYTMVVGVVRLSVRLPDNHSLKGKRQVISSLIGRIRSRFNVAVSETAYHDLWQLAEIGITTIGNRQPVIDAALNKILDFIEGIRLVEVIETDIEIIHFNRQGL from the coding sequence ATGGTTGATGCAGATACAGCATATACAATGGTTGTAGGCGTGGTAAGACTCAGTGTGAGGTTGCCTGATAATCATTCGCTTAAAGGCAAGAGGCAGGTGATAAGTAGTCTGATAGGTCGCATCAGGAGTAGGTTTAATGTGGCGGTCTCTGAGACGGCCTATCATGACCTCTGGCAGCTGGCTGAGATTGGGATAACCACCATAGGCAACCGCCAGCCAGTAATAGACGCGGCATTGAACAAGATATTGGATTTTATAGAAGGTATCCGTCTTGTAGAGGTGATCGAGACGGATATAGAGATAATACATTTTAACAGACAAGGTCTTTAA
- the rbfA gene encoding 30S ribosome-binding factor RbfA translates to MPHRFSRSKRVADQIKRDLAAMFMGEIKDPRIAAVMAVMHVDVSEDLRYAKVFVSVMGGPKEQSEVLAGLRSAGGFIRSALASRIDIRRVPELQFLIDHSLEDRARIEMLINRAKEREKA, encoded by the coding sequence ATGCCTCACAGGTTTTCACGTTCGAAGCGGGTTGCTGATCAGATCAAGAGGGATCTGGCTGCCATGTTTATGGGTGAGATCAAAGACCCGAGGATAGCTGCCGTTATGGCTGTTATGCATGTGGATGTGAGTGAAGACCTGCGTTACGCAAAGGTGTTTGTGTCGGTCATGGGCGGCCCCAAGGAACAGTCCGAGGTCCTGGCTGGTCTTAGGAGCGCCGGGGGTTTTATCAGGTCTGCCCTTGCCTCTCGAATTGACATAAGGCGTGTGCCCGAACTTCAGTTTTTGATCGATCACAGCCTTGAAGATAGGGCCAGAATAGAGATGTTGATCAACAGGGCCAAGGAAAGAGAGAAGGCCTAA
- a CDS encoding branched-chain amino acid aminotransferase has product MDIKTLLLDDSRRKRLPPQDNLKFGVYFTDHMFLMDYEEELSWHNPRVVPYGNFSMDPASVCFHYGQEIFEGLKAYRCSDGKIRLFRPRDNVKRLNRSAWRMCMPQVDEDLAVTAIKQLVKIDERWVPSARGTSLYIRPFMIATEAFLGVRPSKKYLFAVILSPVGAYYSEGFNPVKIFVTDKYARAVRGGVGESKNAGNYAASLMASEEAKKLGFTQVLWLDAVERRYVEEVGTMNIFFLFEDVLATPALSGSILPGITRDSVIRIAKTQGLKVEERAIPIDEVIEKAKDGRLKECFGTGTAAVISPVGSLFYKGESYRINGGNTGPYAQALFDEITGIQYGELEDRYGWVEIL; this is encoded by the coding sequence GTGGATATCAAGACACTCTTGCTGGACGATTCAAGGCGGAAGAGGCTCCCACCACAAGACAACCTCAAGTTCGGTGTCTATTTTACAGACCACATGTTCCTCATGGACTACGAGGAAGAGCTGAGCTGGCACAATCCAAGGGTGGTGCCATATGGGAATTTTTCCATGGACCCGGCCTCGGTGTGTTTCCACTATGGCCAAGAGATATTTGAAGGGTTGAAGGCCTACAGATGCAGTGACGGGAAGATTCGTCTGTTCAGACCTAGGGACAACGTCAAGAGGCTCAATCGTTCTGCATGGCGCATGTGCATGCCGCAAGTCGATGAAGACCTGGCAGTCACGGCCATAAAACAACTGGTCAAGATAGACGAAAGGTGGGTGCCATCGGCCCGCGGGACATCGCTTTACATACGCCCTTTCATGATCGCTACAGAGGCGTTTTTAGGCGTACGCCCATCGAAAAAATACCTCTTCGCCGTCATCCTGAGCCCGGTCGGGGCTTACTATTCGGAAGGCTTCAACCCTGTCAAAATATTCGTGACGGATAAATATGCAAGGGCTGTGAGGGGTGGGGTTGGTGAATCCAAAAACGCAGGGAATTATGCCGCAAGCCTCATGGCCTCTGAAGAGGCAAAGAAGCTCGGCTTTACCCAGGTCTTGTGGTTGGACGCCGTCGAACGCCGCTATGTGGAAGAGGTGGGCACTATGAACATCTTTTTCCTATTTGAAGACGTCCTAGCGACACCAGCCCTATCCGGGAGCATCCTGCCTGGCATAACAAGGGACTCTGTTATTAGGATCGCAAAGACACAAGGCCTAAAGGTCGAGGAAAGGGCCATACCCATCGACGAAGTGATTGAAAAGGCGAAGGACGGCAGACTCAAGGAGTGTTTCGGCACAGGGACAGCAGCCGTGATCTCGCCAGTCGGGTCCCTTTTTTACAAGGGCGAAAGCTACCGCATAAACGGTGGGAATACCGGTCCTTATGCCCAGGCCCTCTTTGACGAGATTACAGGCATCCAATACGGCGAGCTGGAAGACAGGTATGGATGGGTGGAAATACTATAG
- a CDS encoding NAD(P)H-dependent flavin oxidoreductase — MFSEKIYDPPPLSIGNLVAPLPIIQGGMGIGISMSGLASAVARAGGIGVIAAVMIGITELDFHNDQKGSTFRALEKQIKAAKEAAPGGIIGVNIMVALQDYDELARIAAVSGADLIISGAGLPLRLPGLIPDGCDIKLVPIVSSGRAAQIICRRWNEHFRRLPDAIVVEGPMAGGHLGFKREELDDPKNAIETLTLEVIEAVRPFEVMAGRRIPVIAAGGIYTGEDIYKFIKMGAAGVQMGTRFVATYECDASDRFKQAYIQAKKEDIEIIVSPVGLPGRALRSPFIEKAKRGEKRPRICVNKCIKTCNFKETPYCISMALINAQRGNLDAGFVFCGANVWRVDKIVSVQELMDELVEGYRAAARLSNR; from the coding sequence ATGTTTTCAGAGAAAATTTACGATCCGCCCCCTCTTTCCATAGGTAATTTGGTAGCCCCTTTGCCCATAATTCAAGGGGGGATGGGCATAGGTATCTCAATGTCGGGCCTTGCCTCTGCAGTTGCGCGGGCAGGCGGCATAGGGGTCATTGCGGCGGTCATGATAGGCATTACTGAGCTGGATTTCCACAATGACCAGAAGGGCAGCACGTTCCGCGCCCTTGAGAAACAGATCAAGGCGGCGAAAGAGGCTGCACCCGGCGGGATTATAGGCGTAAACATCATGGTGGCCTTACAGGACTACGATGAGCTGGCAAGGATCGCCGCCGTTTCAGGGGCCGATCTGATAATAAGCGGCGCTGGTCTCCCTTTAAGACTCCCAGGCCTAATTCCAGATGGCTGCGATATAAAGTTGGTCCCCATCGTCTCTTCAGGGCGTGCGGCTCAGATCATTTGTCGCAGATGGAACGAACACTTCAGGCGTCTGCCGGATGCCATAGTTGTAGAGGGTCCGATGGCCGGGGGACACCTGGGTTTTAAGCGTGAAGAGCTGGATGACCCTAAAAATGCGATTGAGACATTGACCCTTGAGGTCATAGAGGCTGTCAGGCCGTTTGAGGTCATGGCAGGCCGCAGGATACCGGTTATTGCAGCAGGCGGCATATATACCGGTGAAGACATCTATAAATTTATAAAAATGGGTGCAGCCGGTGTCCAGATGGGTACCAGATTTGTGGCTACCTACGAGTGCGATGCCTCTGACAGGTTTAAACAGGCCTATATCCAGGCCAAAAAAGAAGATATCGAGATCATAGTCAGCCCGGTGGGGCTTCCTGGGCGGGCATTAAGGAGTCCGTTTATTGAAAAGGCAAAGAGAGGCGAAAAAAGGCCCCGTATCTGCGTCAACAAGTGCATCAAGACCTGCAATTTTAAAGAGACACCCTATTGCATAAGTATGGCCCTTATAAACGCCCAGAGGGGCAATTTGGATGCGGGTTTTGTCTTCTGTGGCGCCAATGTATGGCGTGTGGACAAGATTGTCTCCGTTCAGGAACTCATGGATGAACTTGTAGAGGGTTATCGGGCTGCCGCCCGACTGTCAAACCGTTGA
- a CDS encoding M16 family metallopeptidase gives MEGVYSKSVLQNGVRVITEKIPDVRSVSVGIWVAAGSRDEDRDEAGISHFIEHMVFKGTERYSSLDIAKIFDQMGGISNAFTSKEITCFHVKVLKNHMDKAVGLLSDMFLHSVFDPVEIEKECQVVLQEIGMVEDSPDDLIHDLFCEAYWPDHGLGRSILGTRETVSAFDSDSIRRYMSKVYKGSKVIVAAAGDVDHEAFRDRINGLFDVLADGNGVVARSAPLPKAGIRFVRKELEQAHILFGFKGPSVTDKWRFTAMLFNVIPGGSMGSRLFQEVREKRGLAYSVYSFLSSYEDAGLLGTYAAVAPDNVSAVAEIIRGEIMKLATCPLLIEELDAARDHLKSELLLLSESTDVRMARLAKNEIAYGRQVSYDEVVDNIEAVSSEDIIAFADACLSGDASLVCLGPVSDAEVHRCAGLI, from the coding sequence ATGGAAGGCGTATATTCAAAATCAGTCCTTCAAAACGGGGTGAGGGTCATTACGGAGAAGATACCCGATGTCCGTTCCGTATCTGTGGGGATATGGGTAGCTGCTGGATCGAGGGACGAGGACCGAGATGAGGCTGGGATATCGCATTTTATCGAACATATGGTTTTCAAGGGGACTGAGCGGTATTCTTCTCTTGATATCGCGAAGATATTCGATCAGATGGGCGGCATATCTAATGCTTTTACCTCAAAAGAGATCACCTGTTTTCATGTTAAGGTCCTGAAGAACCACATGGATAAGGCCGTCGGCCTCCTGTCCGATATGTTTCTTCATTCGGTCTTTGATCCTGTTGAGATAGAAAAGGAGTGTCAGGTGGTACTCCAGGAGATTGGCATGGTTGAAGACTCGCCGGATGACCTGATCCACGACCTGTTTTGTGAGGCCTATTGGCCTGATCACGGTCTCGGTCGCTCGATCCTTGGGACCAGGGAGACGGTTTCGGCGTTTGATTCCGATTCCATAAGGCGGTATATGAGCAAGGTATACAAGGGGTCAAAGGTCATTGTGGCCGCTGCAGGGGATGTGGACCATGAGGCTTTTCGCGATAGGATAAACGGGCTCTTTGACGTTCTTGCCGATGGAAACGGCGTTGTCGCCAGATCGGCCCCACTCCCGAAGGCCGGTATCCGTTTTGTCAGGAAGGAATTGGAGCAGGCGCATATACTTTTCGGCTTCAAAGGGCCATCTGTTACAGATAAGTGGCGTTTTACCGCGATGCTTTTTAATGTAATACCAGGCGGCTCAATGGGCTCAAGGCTATTTCAGGAGGTGAGAGAGAAGAGAGGGCTTGCATATTCGGTCTATTCCTTTCTCTCGTCATATGAAGATGCAGGCCTTCTTGGTACCTATGCAGCTGTGGCCCCTGACAATGTCTCGGCGGTGGCTGAGATTATACGTGGCGAGATAATGAAATTGGCCACGTGTCCTTTGTTGATTGAGGAATTGGATGCAGCCAGGGATCATCTGAAGAGTGAATTGCTCCTTTTGTCGGAGAGTACAGACGTAAGGATGGCCAGGCTTGCAAAAAATGAGATAGCATATGGAAGGCAGGTGTCTTACGATGAGGTGGTGGACAATATAGAGGCGGTTTCCAGTGAAGACATAATTGCCTTTGCGGATGCATGCCTCAGCGGCGATGCCTCGTTGGTCTGTCTTGGTCCTGTTTCAGACGCGGAGGTCCATAGATGCGCCGGGTTGATCTAG
- the rpsO gene encoding 30S ribosomal protein S15, which yields MVLTPELKKDLIEKYKLHMTDTGSPEVQIALLSARIGYLTEHFKGHQKDHSSRQGLLRLVSRRRRLLDYLKNKDIERYRNIIRELNIRK from the coding sequence GTGGTTCTCACGCCAGAACTTAAAAAGGATTTGATAGAGAAATATAAGCTCCATATGACCGATACCGGTTCGCCGGAGGTTCAGATCGCCCTTTTGAGCGCAAGGATAGGGTATCTAACAGAACATTTTAAGGGGCACCAAAAAGACCACAGTTCAAGACAAGGGCTTTTAAGGTTAGTCAGCCGCAGGAGACGCCTGCTTGATTATCTCAAGAACAAAGACATCGAAAGATACAGAAATATCATAAGGGAGCTCAATATCAGGAAGTAA
- the truB gene encoding tRNA pseudouridine(55) synthase TruB, with protein MSVIDGVVVIDKPAGMTSFRVVNAVRRRLSVKKAGHTGSLDPMATGVLPICLGRATKLAGLIMEGRKVYEGRIRLGISTDTYDADGKVTAIHPVPDLDPEVIIKAVQRFTGRLLQMPPPFSAVKHNGQPLYKLARKGIFVEKAPRTIEVFSFELPEITLPDINFRICCTKGTYIRSIAHELGEYLGTGGHLAALRRVQSGLFGIEQAVDLGRFDEIVSAGRLSEIITPIDVVCVKAETI; from the coding sequence ATGTCGGTGATTGATGGGGTGGTTGTAATAGACAAGCCTGCAGGGATGACCTCGTTCAGGGTCGTGAATGCGGTTCGCAGGCGCCTTTCTGTGAAAAAGGCCGGGCATACAGGTTCCCTTGATCCTATGGCCACAGGGGTGTTGCCCATATGTCTTGGAAGGGCTACCAAGCTCGCTGGCCTTATTATGGAGGGTCGAAAGGTCTATGAAGGAAGGATCCGCCTCGGTATAAGCACGGATACCTATGATGCGGATGGCAAGGTCACGGCCATACATCCTGTACCCGATCTCGATCCTGAGGTGATCATAAAAGCGGTGCAGAGGTTTACAGGGCGCCTGCTCCAGATGCCACCGCCCTTTTCCGCGGTCAAGCACAACGGACAACCACTGTACAAACTTGCCCGTAAGGGGATTTTTGTAGAGAAGGCACCCCGCACTATCGAGGTCTTTTCCTTTGAATTGCCGGAGATCACCCTTCCTGATATAAACTTCAGAATCTGTTGTACGAAGGGGACATATATAAGATCTATAGCGCATGAACTGGGTGAATATCTGGGGACGGGAGGTCATCTTGCCGCCCTTAGAAGGGTGCAGAGCGGTCTGTTCGGCATTGAGCAGGCCGTAGATCTGGGCAGGTTTGATGAGATAGTGTCAGCGGGCAGGCTTTCCGAGATTATAACGCCTATAGATGTAGTGTGCGTAAAGGCAGAGACGATCTAG
- a CDS encoding DHH family phosphoesterase has translation MIEAFRSCLKLDEAAIKKVAEVLNSSDSFVVTCHVRPDGDAVGSILGLGLALKDAGRGAVIYTEEPIPERLAFLPGSEFVVSGAAPMPERFILVVLDCNEPVRIGARFAELVEKASGVVVLDHHLAKILDSWGGKISVSYIEPGVFATGAIVYLVIEELGWPISDTVASNIYAAILSDTGCFCHSNTNEAAFLMAAKMVGHGADPYAIANGLYQNYSVARQRLLALALKTLELKGRDRIGLMQVTPDMFKICGASESDTDDFVGYVRALRSVEVAVFIKEVHEGQTYVSLRSKSFYNVSELAQEFGGGGHVRAAGFRMAASASEVRGLLLNRLIQDFDALGGTDVGD, from the coding sequence ATGATTGAAGCCTTTCGCAGTTGTCTCAAGCTAGACGAAGCGGCCATCAAGAAGGTCGCGGAAGTACTCAATTCGTCGGATTCCTTTGTCGTTACATGTCACGTGAGGCCTGACGGAGACGCCGTCGGTTCGATCTTGGGCCTTGGGCTTGCACTTAAAGATGCCGGGAGGGGCGCTGTGATCTATACCGAGGAGCCTATCCCTGAGCGTCTCGCCTTTCTGCCCGGTTCGGAGTTTGTCGTAAGCGGTGCGGCGCCGATGCCGGAAAGATTCATCCTTGTCGTACTTGATTGCAACGAGCCGGTGAGGATTGGTGCGCGTTTTGCGGAGTTGGTTGAGAAGGCCTCGGGGGTGGTAGTCCTCGATCACCATCTAGCCAAGATCCTTGATAGTTGGGGTGGAAAGATCTCGGTCTCATATATAGAACCCGGTGTCTTTGCGACTGGCGCCATTGTTTACCTGGTGATTGAGGAGCTTGGTTGGCCTATATCAGACACTGTCGCCTCGAATATATATGCGGCCATACTATCTGATACTGGTTGTTTTTGTCACAGCAATACAAACGAGGCGGCGTTTTTGATGGCTGCCAAGATGGTTGGCCATGGGGCGGATCCGTATGCGATAGCAAATGGCCTTTATCAAAATTATTCTGTAGCCAGACAACGGCTCCTAGCCCTTGCATTGAAGACTTTGGAGCTGAAGGGGCGCGACAGGATAGGTCTTATGCAGGTTACGCCGGATATGTTTAAGATATGTGGTGCAAGTGAATCCGACACCGACGATTTTGTAGGTTATGTCCGTGCACTTCGCTCTGTAGAGGTAGCTGTATTTATAAAAGAGGTACATGAAGGTCAGACCTATGTCAGCTTAAGGTCCAAATCTTTCTATAATGTGTCCGAGCTTGCGCAGGAGTTTGGGGGTGGAGGTCATGTCAGGGCCGCTGGCTTCCGGATGGCGGCTTCGGCCTCTGAGGTGAGAGGGCTGTTGCTGAACAGGCTCATTCAGGATTTTGATGCGCTTGGTGGTACCGATGTCGGTGATTGA
- the pnp gene encoding polyribonucleotide nucleotidyltransferase, which yields MNKVETQINGMTFSLETGRLARQASGSVLASVGETVVLVTVVSSPDIKEGVDFLPLLVDYQEMFYAAGRIPGGYFRREVGRPSEKETLTSRLIDRPLRPRFPKGYRYDTQIIATVLSADPEVDPDVIAITGASAALCVSDVPFDGPIAGVRVGRVNGSFVVNPTKTQLAASDLNLIVAGSKDAVVMVEGGANILPEQVVLDAIFFGHAALQPLIEQQEELMRLAGRPKRAITSVDIDPLLAKRVRELATDGLRAALSKVAKVERSEAVRGVVKAALEAVTMERPGSEQEASEVLKELEKEIMRGMIVDGRRRIDGRAFDEVRPITCSVGDLPRTHGSAVFTRGETQALVVATLGSSEDEQRIESLGGEILKNFMLHYNFPPYCVGEVRPLRGPARRDIGHGALAERGLLSVMPSPDVFPYTIRVVSNVLESNGSSSMATVCGATLAMMDAGIPIKEMVAGVAMGLIKEGDDFIILSDILGDEDHLGDMDFKVVGTKDGVTALQMDIKISGITKEVLEKALDQAKESRGFILGEMRKVMDRPREELCFYAPRITTLQINPDRIKDLIGPGGKNIRGITSACGVKIDVDDSGRVNIFASSGDAAEKAVSMIKGLTREAEVGEIYEGTVKKIVEFGAFVEIFPGTDGLLHISQIENRRINDVHEVLNEGDRVLVKVLEIDKQGKIRLSRKAVLNNGQERAGAIK from the coding sequence ATGAACAAGGTGGAAACACAGATAAACGGCATGACCTTTAGCCTCGAGACCGGTCGCCTGGCAAGACAGGCAAGCGGATCGGTACTGGCAAGTGTTGGGGAGACTGTGGTCCTGGTGACGGTCGTAAGCTCGCCGGATATAAAGGAGGGGGTAGATTTTTTACCGCTCCTTGTGGATTATCAGGAGATGTTCTATGCCGCTGGTCGTATCCCTGGGGGCTATTTCCGGAGGGAGGTCGGTAGGCCAAGCGAGAAGGAGACGCTGACTTCAAGGCTCATAGACAGACCCCTCAGGCCCAGGTTCCCCAAGGGGTATCGTTATGACACCCAGATTATCGCTACGGTCTTGTCTGCCGATCCTGAGGTTGATCCGGATGTTATCGCCATAACCGGCGCTTCGGCTGCACTCTGTGTCTCTGATGTGCCATTCGACGGCCCGATAGCGGGGGTCAGGGTGGGCAGGGTGAATGGTTCTTTTGTGGTCAACCCAACCAAGACCCAGCTTGCCGCCTCTGACCTTAATCTTATAGTGGCTGGCTCAAAAGATGCAGTTGTCATGGTCGAAGGCGGTGCCAATATACTGCCGGAACAAGTCGTCTTGGACGCCATTTTTTTTGGCCATGCGGCACTCCAGCCCCTTATTGAACAACAGGAAGAACTGATGCGGCTTGCAGGAAGACCGAAGAGGGCTATTACATCGGTGGATATAGACCCGCTTCTTGCGAAGAGGGTGCGCGAGCTTGCCACAGACGGCCTCAGGGCTGCCCTCTCCAAGGTGGCCAAGGTCGAGAGATCCGAGGCCGTCAGGGGCGTAGTGAAGGCTGCCTTGGAAGCGGTGACTATGGAGCGGCCGGGTAGTGAGCAGGAGGCGTCCGAGGTATTGAAAGAGCTTGAAAAGGAGATCATGAGGGGAATGATTGTGGATGGAAGGCGTCGCATAGACGGCAGGGCCTTTGATGAGGTCCGTCCCATAACATGTTCTGTAGGAGACTTGCCAAGGACGCACGGCTCAGCCGTCTTTACCAGGGGCGAGACCCAGGCGCTCGTGGTGGCGACATTGGGCAGTTCCGAAGATGAGCAGCGAATAGAGTCGCTGGGCGGCGAGATACTCAAAAACTTCATGCTCCACTACAACTTCCCGCCATACTGCGTTGGAGAGGTTAGGCCGCTGAGAGGCCCTGCAAGGCGCGACATAGGTCATGGGGCATTGGCGGAACGCGGGCTTTTGAGCGTAATGCCTTCGCCTGACGTTTTTCCTTATACCATCCGTGTGGTTTCAAACGTGTTGGAGTCTAACGGCTCCTCATCTATGGCCACCGTCTGCGGCGCCACTCTGGCTATGATGGATGCAGGCATACCGATAAAGGAAATGGTGGCCGGTGTGGCCATGGGTCTTATAAAAGAAGGGGATGACTTCATAATCCTTTCCGATATACTTGGTGATGAAGACCATCTCGGCGACATGGACTTTAAAGTGGTTGGTACAAAAGACGGGGTTACAGCCCTTCAGATGGACATCAAGATATCTGGGATCACCAAAGAGGTGCTCGAAAAGGCGCTGGATCAGGCCAAGGAGTCAAGGGGTTTTATACTCGGTGAGATGAGAAAGGTGATGGACAGACCGAGGGAGGAGCTCTGTTTTTATGCACCCAGAATAACCACTTTGCAGATCAATCCTGACAGGATTAAAGATCTGATAGGGCCCGGCGGGAAGAATATCAGGGGGATCACATCTGCCTGCGGGGTCAAGATAGACGTGGATGACTCCGGCCGCGTAAACATATTCGCTTCGTCCGGGGATGCGGCCGAGAAGGCTGTAAGCATGATAAAAGGACTTACTAGAGAGGCTGAGGTGGGCGAGATTTACGAGGGTACGGTCAAAAAGATCGTAGAATTTGGGGCATTTGTAGAGATATTCCCTGGCACCGATGGGTTGCTTCATATTTCACAGATAGAAAACAGGCGGATAAATGATGTCCACGAGGTGTTGAATGAAGGCGACAGGGTCCTTGTAAAGGTGCTTGAAATCGACAAGCAGGGCAAGATAAGACTCAGCCGCAAGGCCGTTTTAAACAATGGGCAAGAGAGGGCCGGCGCGATTAAGTAA